A window from uncultured Desulfobacter sp. encodes these proteins:
- a CDS encoding GPR1/FUN34/YaaH family transporter — MSSEHTFVSPGPAGLAALAVACFGFGAVFTGKVGLGGFPLLAAWLVGGGIVQFTVAVMELKDHNITGGNVFLFFSAFFMFGAALSVFSKYLMLSDIMGSVKPESTVEGYCWMAGAAFLTAVTPAYLKSPAPMFLIVLLVDIALWLIVGLDMGLLSASLKPIVGYLLYATGWLGLYTAAAVVNNHVYGRVVIPTFGSFVK; from the coding sequence ATGTCATCAGAGCACACCTTTGTATCACCTGGCCCGGCCGGTTTGGCCGCACTTGCAGTCGCTTGCTTCGGATTTGGCGCAGTGTTTACCGGTAAAGTCGGTCTGGGCGGTTTTCCGCTTCTTGCCGCCTGGCTGGTCGGCGGGGGAATCGTTCAATTTACAGTTGCGGTTATGGAGCTTAAGGACCATAATATCACGGGCGGTAATGTCTTTTTGTTTTTTTCTGCATTTTTTATGTTTGGGGCTGCTTTATCCGTATTTTCAAAGTATCTGATGCTCAGTGATATCATGGGCAGCGTCAAGCCCGAGTCCACCGTAGAAGGCTACTGCTGGATGGCCGGAGCCGCATTTTTAACGGCAGTGACACCGGCATACCTGAAAAGCCCCGCACCCATGTTTTTGATAGTTCTTTTGGTGGATATTGCCCTGTGGCTCATTGTGGGACTTGATATGGGATTGTTGAGCGCATCCCTGAAGCCCATTGTGGGGTATCTGCTCTATGCCACCGGATGGCTTGGATTGTACACGGCTGCTGCTGTGGTTAATAATCACGTATATGGCCGGGTGGTAATTCCCACATTTGGTTCTTTTGTCAAATAA
- a CDS encoding radical SAM protein: MMQRIKSGLKTAARMVKGRMPGQLVIQITDRCNATCPQCGMRTTNPFDRTRLSNDQLKEIIDAAGEKGFQAISFTGGEPMLLRKDLPELIRHAGKAGIPYIRTGTNGFFFAGHEKAGFKDKVKAIADELAATPLRNFWISLDSSVAQIHEQMRGFEGVVRGMEKALPIFHDAGIFPSVNLGLNRNVSQITQVSGSPAPEDLATPEASPFYQAFARGFADFYRKVIDMGFTIANACYPMSMEDSTDKEDLDAVYAAASADRVVCFTGTEKALLFKALSDTIPKFRSQIRIFSPLAGLHTLYNVYSGKNADIPYGCRGGIDFFYLNCTDGNTYPCGYRGADNLGPFQDLNVNAIKPKGYCLACDWECFRDPTELGGPFMEAFSAPWRLAARMAKDPAYGACWFKDLQYYKACDLFNGRRPPRTTALNKF; this comes from the coding sequence ATGATGCAGCGCATAAAATCAGGACTGAAAACCGCCGCACGGATGGTCAAAGGCAGGATGCCCGGCCAGCTTGTGATCCAGATCACGGACCGGTGCAATGCCACCTGCCCCCAGTGCGGCATGCGTACAACCAATCCGTTTGACAGAACCCGGCTTTCCAATGATCAGCTCAAAGAGATCATTGATGCGGCCGGGGAAAAGGGATTCCAGGCCATCTCCTTTACCGGCGGCGAACCCATGTTGCTGCGCAAGGACCTGCCTGAATTGATCCGGCACGCGGGAAAAGCAGGAATTCCCTATATCCGGACCGGCACCAACGGTTTCTTTTTTGCCGGCCATGAAAAAGCCGGCTTTAAAGACAAGGTTAAAGCCATTGCCGATGAGCTTGCAGCCACCCCGCTGCGCAACTTCTGGATCAGCCTGGATTCTTCTGTTGCGCAGATCCATGAACAAATGCGCGGGTTTGAGGGTGTTGTTCGCGGTATGGAAAAAGCATTGCCCATTTTTCATGATGCAGGCATTTTTCCCTCCGTGAATTTGGGATTGAATCGTAATGTGTCCCAGATCACCCAAGTCTCAGGATCGCCAGCCCCGGAAGATCTTGCAACCCCCGAGGCCTCCCCTTTTTACCAGGCCTTTGCCCGAGGGTTTGCCGACTTCTACCGCAAGGTGATCGACATGGGATTCACCATTGCCAATGCCTGCTACCCCATGAGCATGGAAGACAGTACAGATAAAGAAGATTTGGATGCCGTCTATGCCGCAGCCTCTGCCGACCGGGTGGTTTGTTTCACGGGTACTGAAAAGGCCCTATTATTTAAGGCACTTTCGGACACTATCCCAAAATTCAGATCCCAAATCAGAATTTTTTCCCCCCTTGCAGGCCTGCATACACTCTACAATGTCTATTCAGGCAAAAACGCAGATATCCCCTACGGCTGCCGGGGCGGCATTGATTTCTTTTACTTGAACTGCACCGACGGCAACACCTACCCCTGCGGGTACCGGGGCGCAGACAATTTAGGCCCGTTTCAGGACTTAAACGTCAATGCCATTAAACCTAAAGGATACTGCCTGGCCTGCGACTGGGAATGTTTCAGGGACCCCACCGAGCTTGGGGGGCCATTCATGGAAGCCTTTTCCGCACCATGGCGCCTGGCGGCCAGAATGGCAAAAGATCCGGCGTATGGTGCCTGCTGGTTCAAGGATCTTCAATATTACAAGGCCTGCGATTTATTTAACGGCAGACGGCCGCCCCGGACAACCGCCTTGAATAAATTCTAA
- a CDS encoding ammonium transporter, with protein sequence MLKKQHISFGFVPFFTPLAAFAGDGSIIDSGNTSWMLISTALVLLMLPGLAMFYGGLVRAKNVLGTMMHTFVAMAVIGVLWVVCGYSLTFGKSIMGGLIGWNSDFFFLKGIDEAVTNGIPEYIIAMFQGKFAIITPALISGALAERVYLRGYILFISLWFLVVYSPLCHWVWAPDGWLYNAGAAGVIDLAGGLVIHVSAGISALVAAIYLGPRLGHPKIATPPNNLTMTLIGAGLLWVGWFGFNAGSTLQSGLDSARALTMTQVSAASGALVWLCMEGIMYRKASALGFASGTLAGLVVITPAAAVVQPPGALFLGAASTVVCFYALQLKMKLGYDDTLDCFGIHGVGSALGVILLSFFIRDSWMASASEAAGHTWTVFDQLLVQLKGFGATVLLAGVMTLILCVIVEKTVGFRIDEESEYRGLDQSLHGERGYDFSS encoded by the coding sequence ATGTTAAAAAAGCAGCATATTTCTTTCGGTTTTGTACCTTTTTTCACCCCCCTGGCTGCATTTGCTGGAGACGGTTCGATAATTGACAGCGGCAACACAAGCTGGATGCTGATTTCAACGGCCCTGGTTCTGCTCATGCTTCCGGGTCTGGCCATGTTTTATGGCGGCCTGGTGCGCGCTAAAAATGTTCTGGGCACCATGATGCATACCTTTGTGGCCATGGCCGTTATCGGTGTGCTCTGGGTGGTCTGTGGCTATTCATTAACTTTTGGCAAGAGCATCATGGGCGGGCTCATCGGCTGGAACAGTGATTTCTTTTTTCTCAAGGGAATTGATGAAGCAGTTACCAACGGAATTCCGGAATATATCATTGCCATGTTCCAAGGCAAATTTGCCATCATTACACCTGCCCTGATCAGCGGTGCGCTGGCCGAACGGGTTTATTTAAGGGGATATATCCTGTTTATTTCCCTTTGGTTCCTGGTGGTCTATTCACCATTGTGCCATTGGGTATGGGCACCGGACGGCTGGCTATACAACGCAGGGGCTGCCGGGGTAATCGACCTGGCAGGTGGATTGGTCATTCATGTGTCAGCCGGTATCAGTGCCCTGGTGGCAGCAATCTATCTTGGGCCCCGGCTGGGACACCCCAAAATTGCCACCCCGCCCAACAATCTAACCATGACCCTCATCGGCGCAGGACTTCTGTGGGTGGGCTGGTTTGGATTTAATGCCGGTTCTACGCTCCAAAGCGGTTTGGATTCAGCCAGGGCTTTGACCATGACCCAGGTGTCGGCAGCCAGCGGCGCTTTGGTATGGCTGTGCATGGAAGGGATTATGTACCGCAAGGCATCCGCCCTTGGTTTTGCGTCCGGTACCCTGGCAGGCCTTGTGGTCATCACCCCGGCAGCGGCAGTCGTCCAGCCCCCGGGCGCTTTGTTCCTCGGCGCAGCATCCACCGTGGTCTGTTTTTATGCGCTTCAGCTTAAGATGAAGTTGGGATATGATGATACCCTGGACTGTTTCGGTATTCACGGCGTAGGCAGCGCCCTGGGGGTTATTCTGCTCAGCTTTTTCATCCGCGATTCCTGGATGGCATCAGCCAGTGAAGCCGCCGGCCACACCTGGACCGTTTTCGACCAGTTGTTGGTTCAACTTAAAGGCTTCGGCGCAACGGTCCTGCTTGCCGGCGTCATGACCCTTATTCTTTGCGTAATTGTGGAAAAAACCGTGGGCTTTAGAATAGATGAAGAGAGTGAGTACCGCGGACTTGACCAGTCACTCCACGGCGAGAGAGGGTATGATTTCTCATCCTGA
- a CDS encoding MFS transporter, producing the protein MLSDRISKHKILIWVFLMAALAYLLMPFFHNLYVLSLLASVVGLAFGVLFTVSAPLVSECFGLENFGRVFGLVFTAYGFVAGFLGPWMSGVVLNLTHDNFSIVFTGFAFFYMVSAILVNQVKQV; encoded by the coding sequence ATGCTCTCGGACCGCATTTCCAAACATAAAATTTTAATCTGGGTATTTCTTATGGCGGCTTTGGCCTATCTGCTCATGCCATTTTTCCATAATCTTTATGTGTTAAGTTTATTGGCAAGCGTTGTGGGGCTTGCATTCGGGGTATTGTTTACCGTATCCGCGCCATTGGTCTCGGAGTGCTTCGGCCTTGAAAATTTCGGCCGGGTATTTGGACTCGTATTTACGGCCTACGGATTTGTGGCTGGATTTTTAGGTCCCTGGATGTCCGGTGTTGTGCTGAATTTGACCCACGATAATTTCAGTATTGTTTTTACCGGATTCGCCTTTTTTTATATGGTGTCCGCCATTCTCGTAAACCAGGTAAAGCAGGTTTAG
- a CDS encoding sodium-dependent transporter, which translates to MQKREQWGTRVGFVLAAIGSAIGLGNIWRFPYVAYENGGGAFFIPYLFAMLTAGIPFLILEFGVGYKFKTSVPNIFRTLSGHWEWLGWWQILVSFIISIYYVAVVGWAISYFVLAFNQGWGADPANFFFKTYLQLSDTPLAFNGIRWPILGAILCVWIICWGVLFSGVKKGIETASKVFMPLLFIMVLIITARAVTLEGAADGLNWMFKPDFAALLNFKVWVAAYGQLFFSLSIGFAIMLTYASYLPKNSDMTNNAFITAFCNCGFSILCGVMVFSVLGNMAANQGVGVDKVVSSGVGLAFVTIPKAINSLPSPVLFGTLFFAALLFAGLSSMVSICEVSVSVLIDRFKISRKRSASIYCGVGMLCGIVFATHSGLLVLDIVDRFINNFGVLAGGLVEIVFLAWICGLDGFKEIINPTSDFKVGTLWTFCLKIITPAILCYMIISNLIGDIKTPYSGYPSLALLVFGWCMVGGILIISILINFTVHGGEK; encoded by the coding sequence ATGCAGAAACGAGAACAATGGGGCACGCGAGTTGGATTTGTTTTGGCGGCTATCGGGTCGGCCATCGGTTTGGGAAATATCTGGCGGTTCCCCTACGTTGCGTATGAAAACGGCGGCGGTGCTTTTTTTATCCCTTATCTTTTTGCCATGCTCACAGCAGGCATTCCTTTCCTGATTCTGGAATTCGGCGTCGGGTATAAATTTAAAACATCGGTCCCAAATATCTTCAGAACCCTGTCCGGCCACTGGGAATGGCTGGGTTGGTGGCAGATTCTGGTCTCCTTTATTATATCCATCTATTATGTGGCAGTCGTTGGCTGGGCCATCTCTTATTTTGTTCTGGCCTTCAACCAGGGCTGGGGAGCGGATCCTGCCAATTTCTTTTTCAAAACCTATCTTCAGCTTTCAGATACGCCCCTTGCCTTTAACGGCATCCGATGGCCTATTCTCGGGGCGATTTTGTGCGTCTGGATTATTTGCTGGGGGGTTCTCTTCAGTGGCGTAAAAAAAGGGATTGAAACGGCCAGCAAGGTGTTTATGCCCTTGCTTTTTATCATGGTTCTGATCATCACAGCCCGGGCCGTGACCTTAGAAGGCGCGGCTGACGGGTTGAACTGGATGTTTAAACCTGATTTTGCGGCGCTTTTGAATTTTAAGGTATGGGTTGCGGCCTATGGTCAGCTTTTCTTTAGTCTTTCCATTGGTTTCGCCATCATGCTCACTTACGCAAGCTACCTGCCCAAAAACTCAGATATGACCAACAATGCGTTTATCACTGCCTTTTGTAATTGCGGATTCAGTATCCTTTGTGGCGTCATGGTCTTCTCGGTTTTGGGTAATATGGCAGCCAATCAGGGCGTAGGGGTTGATAAAGTGGTCAGCTCGGGTGTAGGCTTGGCGTTTGTCACCATCCCCAAGGCCATTAACAGCCTGCCAAGTCCGGTACTTTTCGGCACCTTGTTTTTTGCAGCTCTGCTGTTTGCCGGGTTAAGCTCCATGGTATCCATCTGCGAAGTTTCGGTTTCGGTGCTCATTGACCGTTTCAAAATCAGCCGTAAACGTTCGGCCAGTATTTACTGCGGCGTCGGTATGTTGTGCGGTATTGTGTTTGCCACGCATTCAGGGCTGCTGGTGCTGGATATCGTGGATCGGTTCATCAACAATTTTGGTGTGCTGGCAGGCGGCCTTGTGGAAATTGTATTCCTGGCCTGGATATGCGGTCTTGACGGGTTTAAAGAAATCATAAATCCGACCAGTGATTTTAAAGTCGGCACGTTATGGACCTTTTGCCTTAAAATTATCACCCCTGCCATTCTATGCTATATGATAATATCCAACCTAATCGGGGATATTAAAACCCCATACAGCGGGTATCCGTCTCTGGCCTTGTTGGTATTCGGCTGGTGTATGGTGGGGGGAATCCTTATTATCAGCATCCTTATTAATTTTACCGTTCACGGAGGTGAAAAATGA
- a CDS encoding alpha/beta fold hydrolase has product MLLWVSLAIIGVIVFLSGPRVRIDQTISPKKIPLDIEGYLILREQQFSDVIPGTQKTVRWAWKANEQTEFSVVYIHGFSATRKETAPLSDVVAKALGANLFYTRLTGHGQTGQAMADASVNDWLNDVVEAYEIGRRLGKKVIMIGCSTGGTSLAWLAHRAATAGGMDALYACIFLSPNFRPQNRFSALLTWPWGRQIARIVIGKERAVTPENKGHGQYWTTRYPVAALLPMMGLVKLVEKLDLSKICIPSLVIYSPQDQIIHVPSLEQAFKQMRCVKKQLISFTDSADPGQHILAGDIFSPGTSEKLAQMILSFVLE; this is encoded by the coding sequence ATGCTTCTGTGGGTCAGTCTTGCGATTATTGGCGTCATCGTTTTTTTATCCGGCCCCCGGGTCCGTATTGATCAGACCATATCCCCCAAAAAAATTCCTTTGGACATAGAGGGCTATCTGATTCTTCGGGAACAGCAGTTTTCCGACGTTATACCCGGCACCCAAAAAACCGTTCGATGGGCATGGAAAGCCAATGAACAGACTGAATTCAGCGTGGTCTATATCCACGGGTTTTCAGCCACACGCAAAGAAACAGCACCTTTGAGCGATGTTGTGGCAAAAGCCCTGGGAGCCAATCTGTTTTATACACGCCTGACCGGCCATGGCCAAACCGGTCAGGCCATGGCCGATGCCAGTGTGAATGACTGGCTCAATGATGTGGTTGAAGCCTATGAGATCGGCCGGCGTCTGGGTAAAAAGGTCATCATGATCGGCTGTTCCACCGGCGGCACCAGTCTTGCCTGGCTGGCCCACAGGGCGGCAACCGCGGGGGGTATGGACGCCCTTTATGCCTGCATTTTTTTATCTCCCAATTTCAGGCCCCAAAACAGATTTTCAGCGTTGCTTACCTGGCCCTGGGGACGGCAGATTGCCCGAATCGTCATTGGTAAAGAAAGAGCGGTGACTCCGGAAAATAAGGGCCATGGCCAATATTGGACCACCCGGTATCCTGTGGCGGCCCTTCTTCCCATGATGGGCTTGGTCAAGCTCGTTGAAAAGCTGGATCTCTCAAAAATTTGTATCCCAAGCCTTGTGATCTATTCTCCCCAGGATCAGATTATTCATGTCCCCTCCCTGGAACAAGCATTCAAACAGATGAGGTGCGTCAAAAAGCAGCTCATTTCCTTTACCGATTCTGCAGATCCGGGACAGCATATCCTCGCCGGAGATATTTTTTCTCCTGGAACAAGCGAAAAACTGGCTCAAATGATCCTTTCTTTTGTACTTGAATAA
- a CDS encoding MetS family NSS transporter small subunit: MMTSAIVMMVLGLGVTWIGAGVCIAIAIKKK; this comes from the coding sequence ATGATGACTTCCGCTATTGTAATGATGGTGCTGGGGCTTGGTGTCACCTGGATCGGGGCCGGTGTCTGCATTGCTATTGCCATTAAGAAAAAATAG
- a CDS encoding ABC transporter permease subunit has product MTAYFIRRLLLVIPTFIGITIMVFTITRFVPGGPIERIIAETRAMQMGEQGGRAKIQAGQGQPLSDDQIKKLEAYYGFDKPVLQSYGIWLLKVLKGDLGRSTRYQDPVWDMIKERIPISLYFGVLSMVVIYGVCIPLGVAKAVHHNSGFDNITSGIIFAGYAIPGWVAGVILLVMFASRMDLFPLGGLASDYFTDMTVWEKIKDVAWHTVLPLCSYVVGAFTVMTLLMKNTLMDNLSADYVRTAIAKGLSFKQAVFRHALRNSLIPIATSFGNNISILLMGSFLIEKVFNVDGMGLLGYESILDRDYPVVMGILVISSLLFMVGNILSDVCVAIVDPRVRFK; this is encoded by the coding sequence GTGACAGCGTATTTTATCAGACGGCTTTTATTGGTTATCCCCACCTTCATCGGCATCACCATCATGGTGTTCACCATCACTCGTTTTGTGCCCGGCGGCCCCATTGAGCGCATTATTGCCGAAACCCGGGCCATGCAGATGGGCGAGCAGGGCGGTCGTGCCAAAATCCAGGCCGGCCAGGGTCAGCCCCTGTCCGACGACCAGATCAAAAAACTTGAGGCCTATTACGGCTTTGACAAGCCTGTACTTCAAAGCTACGGGATTTGGCTTCTCAAGGTGCTGAAAGGCGATCTCGGCCGATCTACCCGGTACCAGGACCCGGTGTGGGACATGATTAAAGAGCGCATCCCCATATCTTTATATTTCGGGGTGTTGAGCATGGTCGTCATCTACGGCGTCTGTATCCCCTTAGGTGTTGCCAAGGCTGTGCACCACAACAGCGGGTTTGATAATATCACCTCGGGGATTATTTTCGCAGGCTACGCCATCCCGGGCTGGGTGGCCGGTGTCATTCTGCTGGTGATGTTTGCCTCCCGTATGGATCTGTTTCCCCTGGGCGGTCTTGCATCCGACTATTTCACCGACATGACGGTTTGGGAAAAAATAAAGGACGTGGCCTGGCATACCGTTCTGCCGCTTTGCTCCTATGTGGTCGGTGCCTTTACCGTCATGACCCTGTTGATGAAAAATACGCTCATGGATAATCTGTCCGCCGATTATGTGCGCACGGCCATTGCCAAGGGCTTAAGCTTTAAACAAGCTGTTTTTCGCCATGCCTTGCGTAACAGCTTGATCCCCATTGCCACCAGTTTCGGCAATAATATATCCATTCTTTTAATGGGATCATTTCTCATTGAAAAGGTATTTAACGTCGACGGTATGGGGCTGTTGGGATATGAGTCCATCCTGGACCGGGATTACCCGGTGGTAATGGGAATTCTGGTGATTTCATCTCTGCTGTTTATGGTGGGGAATATTTTATCTGATGTGTGTGTGGCCATAGTAGATCCCCGGGTAAGGTTCAAATAA
- a CDS encoding ABC transporter permease subunit: MALLSPVTLEQFKRFRSVKRGFWSLVIILLLMFVSFFAEVFINSRAIVVCYRGEFYFPTYQNMIPGKTFDLGYAYETNYRELKEKLDGLEGTGFVIMPPVPYNPYENDLRLNEYPPFPPSLSQRHFIGTDNVGRDVLARLVYGFRTAILFSLGLLFLNYTVGISLGCAMGYFGGTFDLFFQRVIEIWSNIPFLYVIIIVSSIVVPSFMVLILIMAFFGWISITWVMRTMTYREKEREYILAVRSLGASHMRIIFRHIIPNTISVIVTYAPFAISGGIVALTSLDYLGFGLPAPTPSWGELLSQGWQNMEAWWISAAVVSALVVTLMTVTFIGEGIREAFDPRRHTVYE; the protein is encoded by the coding sequence ATGGCATTATTGAGTCCGGTGACGCTCGAACAATTTAAGCGATTCCGCAGTGTCAAAAGAGGGTTTTGGTCCCTTGTAATCATTTTACTCCTGATGTTCGTCTCCTTTTTCGCAGAAGTTTTTATTAATTCCAGGGCGATAGTGGTCTGTTACCGTGGGGAATTCTATTTTCCCACCTACCAGAATATGATACCGGGAAAAACCTTTGATCTGGGCTATGCATATGAGACCAATTATCGGGAACTGAAAGAAAAGCTGGACGGGCTGGAAGGGACCGGTTTTGTGATTATGCCGCCGGTGCCCTATAATCCTTATGAAAACGATCTGCGGCTCAACGAATACCCGCCATTTCCGCCGTCATTGTCCCAGCGGCATTTTATTGGTACGGACAACGTGGGCCGGGATGTGCTGGCCCGGCTCGTGTACGGATTTCGCACAGCCATTCTTTTTTCCCTGGGACTGCTGTTTCTTAATTATACTGTGGGAATATCCCTGGGGTGTGCCATGGGGTATTTTGGCGGAACATTTGATCTGTTTTTTCAACGGGTGATTGAGATATGGAGCAATATCCCTTTTTTGTACGTGATTATTATCGTCTCCTCCATTGTGGTGCCAAGCTTCATGGTTCTGATTCTGATCATGGCGTTTTTTGGCTGGATCTCCATCACCTGGGTGATGCGAACCATGACCTACCGGGAAAAGGAACGCGAATATATTCTTGCGGTTCGCTCTCTGGGTGCTTCCCACATGCGGATCATTTTCAGGCACATCATCCCCAACACCATATCCGTGATCGTCACCTATGCACCCTTTGCCATTTCCGGCGGCATTGTTGCCTTAACCTCGCTTGATTATCTCGGGTTCGGCCTGCCGGCACCCACCCCTTCCTGGGGAGAGCTTTTATCCCAGGGCTGGCAGAATATGGAAGCCTGGTGGATCTCCGCTGCCGTAGTATCCGCCCTTGTGGTCACGCTGATGACCGTCACTTTCATCGGTGAGGGTATCCGGGAAGCATTTGATCCCAGACGCCATACCGTTTATGAATAG
- a CDS encoding outer membrane protein transport protein yields MLRKCLLIVLILGMTAPAFGGGIDNKQNFSSAYAGSLSRNAATDGADAAAYNPAGLMLLKNGTYVELDLLPFTFDYDHEYNGETQTASPKLVAPMAFGVHKMDKWAFWGSFTINGGGGETEYENGNIITQTVENRLAGGAFAPTLPAGGSLTQPYAYAESYDYTFTAGVSYDLHPMVSVAAGLRYVITDKEVDLHGTYSGAFILARYDQEAEGYGGVIGIDIHPSETLNIGIRYDTKVKLDWDTDTSGSNALGVALLRGYNRQDGHSYARDLPAVLALGVEWKVLPKLTLKPSFSYFFEKDADWDTQNDAVDGNSYEIAMAVQYDVNETWSLTAGYLYINVDMKPENFGIIEQMNPPLDCHAVAVGAKYRMTEKLTLILGLTGYFYEEDTAPSALATTGRPEVTYDKTLYQGGIGIQYRF; encoded by the coding sequence ATGTTAAGAAAATGTTTACTAATTGTTTTAATTTTGGGAATGACCGCGCCGGCATTTGGCGGCGGTATTGACAACAAGCAGAATTTTTCATCGGCATATGCCGGCAGTCTCAGCCGAAATGCCGCCACAGATGGTGCAGATGCCGCAGCCTATAACCCTGCCGGCTTGATGCTGCTCAAAAACGGGACCTACGTGGAACTTGATCTGTTGCCTTTTACCTTCGATTATGACCATGAATATAATGGAGAAACCCAAACCGCCAGTCCTAAACTGGTCGCCCCCATGGCTTTTGGGGTCCACAAAATGGACAAATGGGCATTCTGGGGCTCTTTTACCATTAACGGCGGCGGTGGTGAGACGGAATACGAAAACGGCAATATTATTACCCAAACCGTCGAAAACCGGTTAGCAGGAGGTGCATTCGCACCGACCCTCCCAGCAGGAGGCTCTCTTACTCAGCCATATGCCTACGCTGAAAGCTATGATTACACATTCACTGCAGGCGTTTCCTACGATCTGCACCCCATGGTCTCAGTTGCTGCAGGACTCAGGTATGTAATCACTGATAAAGAAGTGGATCTCCACGGCACATACAGCGGAGCCTTTATCCTGGCCAGGTACGATCAGGAAGCAGAGGGCTACGGAGGGGTCATCGGTATTGATATCCATCCTTCGGAGACCCTCAACATTGGCATAAGATATGACACGAAGGTCAAACTGGACTGGGACACGGATACCAGTGGATCAAATGCTCTTGGTGTAGCCCTCCTCAGGGGATATAACCGACAGGACGGCCATAGCTACGCCAGGGACCTTCCGGCCGTACTTGCGCTGGGCGTTGAATGGAAGGTGCTCCCGAAGCTTACACTCAAACCCTCTTTTTCCTACTTTTTTGAAAAAGATGCGGACTGGGATACCCAAAATGATGCCGTGGATGGTAACTCTTATGAAATAGCCATGGCCGTTCAATATGATGTAAATGAGACTTGGTCTCTGACAGCTGGTTATCTTTATATCAATGTTGACATGAAGCCGGAAAACTTTGGTATCATTGAGCAGATGAATCCGCCCCTGGACTGCCATGCCGTTGCCGTCGGTGCTAAATACAGGATGACGGAAAAACTCACCCTGATACTGGGTCTTACCGGGTATTTTTATGAAGAAGATACGGCTCCTTCAGCCCTTGCTACCACAGGACGCCCCGAAGTCACCTACGACAAGACTTTGTACCAGGGAGGTATCGGTATCCAGTATCGTTTCTAA